Proteins encoded within one genomic window of Caldilineales bacterium:
- a CDS encoding response regulator transcription factor: MARWYNAAIVDRPAVAAAPPETGNPTMRILVVDDDPPSVKMTAFLLREEGYEVLAAGNGRDALRLLEREKPDLVLLDVMMPGLDGFETLRGIRSRHHIPVIFLSAKGETADRVAGLELGADDYLAKPFEPAELLARVKAVLRRTEAYALGDPSDRIEARGLRLDPLTNRVELPGGKIVDLTPIECRLLHCVMRNAGRVLTHDQLLDSVWGSNYGGYPNQIAVYVRRLRTKIEKDPDNPQYVVTVRGIGYRFDLD; this comes from the coding sequence ATGGCGCGCTGGTATAATGCCGCCATCGTCGACAGGCCCGCTGTGGCCGCGGCGCCGCCAGAGACAGGGAACCCCACCATGCGCATTCTTGTGGTCGACGACGACCCTCCCAGCGTCAAGATGACCGCCTTCCTGTTGCGAGAGGAAGGATACGAAGTCCTGGCCGCCGGCAATGGCCGCGACGCCTTGCGGCTGTTGGAGCGTGAAAAACCAGATCTGGTGCTCTTGGACGTGATGATGCCTGGGCTGGACGGCTTCGAGACCCTGCGCGGCATCCGCTCGCGGCATCACATCCCGGTCATCTTCCTCTCGGCCAAAGGGGAAACGGCCGACCGTGTGGCTGGACTCGAGTTGGGCGCAGACGACTACCTGGCCAAACCCTTCGAGCCGGCCGAACTCCTGGCCCGCGTCAAGGCTGTCTTGCGGCGCACCGAGGCCTATGCCCTGGGCGACCCTTCGGATCGGATCGAAGCGCGCGGCCTCCGGCTCGACCCACTCACCAACCGCGTCGAACTGCCCGGCGGCAAGATCGTCGATCTCACGCCCATCGAATGCCGCCTGCTCCACTGCGTCATGCGCAATGCCGGCCGCGTCCTCACCCACGACCAACTACTCGACAGCGTCTGGGGGAGCAACTACGGTGGCTATCCCAACCAGATCGCTGTCTATGTACGCCGTCTGCGCACCAAGATCGAAAAAGACCCCGACAATCCACAATATGTCGTCACGGTGCGCGGGATCGGCTACCGCTTCGACCTGGACTAA